The Anaerolineae bacterium genome includes a window with the following:
- a CDS encoding acetyl-CoA carboxylase biotin carboxyl carrier protein subunit, which produces GDGLLRAPMPGQVRAVKVAEGEQVTQGQVVLLLEAMKMEIRVQAPFAGTVTRLEVREGEVVERDAVLAEITPESA; this is translated from the coding sequence CGGGCGACGGCCTGTTGCGCGCGCCCATGCCCGGCCAGGTGCGGGCCGTCAAAGTCGCCGAGGGCGAGCAGGTCACCCAGGGGCAGGTCGTCCTGCTCCTGGAGGCGATGAAGATGGAAATCCGAGTGCAGGCGCCTTTCGCGGGCACGGTGACCCGCCTGGAGGTCCGGGAGGGGGAGGTGGTCGAGCGGGATGCCGTGCTCGCCGAGATCACCCCTGAATCCGCGTAA